Proteins from a single region of Amycolatopsis sp. CA-230715:
- a CDS encoding DUF3870 domain-containing protein has product MDARKHMIVVGYAKVPAQSTTHATREFFSISLLVEPPDSRVLAVDSTAATAMAREWLSSLLVGADLTADDAPYLAAVDRNYVGTAAGSIKQAIRDAWRRFPAG; this is encoded by the coding sequence ATGGACGCCAGGAAGCACATGATCGTCGTCGGCTACGCGAAGGTGCCCGCGCAGTCGACGACGCACGCGACCCGCGAGTTCTTCTCCATCAGCCTGCTCGTGGAGCCTCCTGATTCCCGGGTTCTCGCCGTCGACTCGACCGCGGCCACCGCGATGGCGCGGGAGTGGTTGTCGTCCCTGCTGGTCGGCGCCGATCTCACCGCCGACGACGCGCCCTACCTCGCGGCCGTCGACCGGAACTACGTCGGGACGGCGGCGGGCTCGATCAAGCAGGCGATCCGGGACGCTTGGCGGCGTTTCCCGGCCGGGTAG
- a CDS encoding MBL fold metallo-hydrolase: MSPALFVSDGQVRARPADLFPATTPEDWHEHGDLVDPTGRLVFEVGAFLVRADGYLALVDLGLGETRADTPSGASYRGGDLIANLAAEGVAPEAVDLVVFTHLHRDHVGWTSTGGALTFANARHVVHRAEWEHWQRNPSPLGPDPVKVLEPLRERIEFCVDGDELADGMRVIETPGHTPGHISVAAGRTVIAGDVLHSPAQLDHPQWCFGSDTDPERAAESRRRLLDEYGPDMVACGHFTR; this comes from the coding sequence ATGTCACCAGCACTTTTCGTGTCCGACGGCCAAGTACGGGCCCGTCCGGCCGACCTCTTCCCCGCCACGACCCCTGAGGACTGGCACGAGCACGGCGATCTCGTCGACCCGACCGGCAGGCTCGTCTTCGAGGTCGGCGCGTTCCTCGTGCGCGCCGACGGCTACCTCGCGCTCGTCGACCTCGGGCTCGGGGAAACGCGCGCCGACACCCCGTCCGGGGCGTCCTACCGGGGCGGCGACCTGATCGCCAACCTCGCCGCCGAGGGCGTCGCGCCCGAGGCCGTCGATCTCGTCGTCTTCACGCACCTGCACCGCGATCACGTCGGCTGGACGTCGACCGGCGGCGCGCTGACCTTCGCCAACGCGCGCCACGTCGTGCACCGTGCCGAATGGGAGCACTGGCAGCGGAACCCGTCGCCGCTCGGCCCGGACCCGGTCAAGGTGCTCGAACCGCTTCGCGAGCGGATCGAGTTCTGCGTGGACGGTGACGAGCTCGCCGACGGCATGCGCGTCATCGAAACCCCCGGCCACACACCGGGGCACATCAGCGTCGCCGCCGGTCGCACCGTCATCGCGGGCGACGTCCTGCACTCACCCGCCCAGCTCGACCATCCACAGTGGTGTTTCGGATCGGACACCGATCCGGAGCGGGCCGCCGAATCACGTCGCCGCCTGCTCGACGAGTACGGCCCGGACATGGTGGCGTGCGGTCACTTCACTCGCTGA
- a CDS encoding saccharopine dehydrogenase family protein, with protein sequence MGSKVAVFGAYGHTGRFVVAELFGRGFVPLASGRDAAKLRAACPGLETRQASVDDPASLDRALDGAAAVINCAGPFALTATPVIEAALRAGIPYVDVAAEIEACVDTFTRFADRAADAVVVPAMAFYGGLGDLMATAAMGDWTAADEVHIAYGLSGWHPTAGTLGAGAVSRQRRTGRHVRYTGGELRYHDEPRRTVDWTFPAPMGTKPVIAEFTMTDVVTIPSHVRVPEVRTYMTVDAAEELANTAAADERGRSPETFLVDVVVRSGDEERRAVAHGRDIYAVSAPLAVEAVDRILSGRTKRTGVAAAGAMFDAPGFLRALSPHITVSE encoded by the coding sequence ATGGGAAGCAAGGTCGCGGTGTTCGGCGCCTACGGGCACACCGGGCGGTTCGTGGTGGCGGAACTGTTCGGGCGCGGGTTCGTCCCGCTGGCATCCGGCCGGGACGCGGCCAAGCTGCGAGCGGCCTGCCCCGGGCTCGAAACGCGGCAGGCGTCGGTCGACGATCCCGCTTCGCTCGACCGCGCACTGGACGGCGCGGCGGCGGTGATCAACTGCGCCGGGCCGTTCGCGCTGACCGCCACCCCCGTGATCGAAGCGGCCCTGCGCGCGGGTATTCCCTACGTGGACGTGGCGGCCGAGATCGAAGCGTGCGTCGACACCTTCACACGGTTCGCTGATCGCGCCGCGGATGCCGTGGTGGTTCCCGCGATGGCCTTCTACGGCGGCCTCGGCGACCTGATGGCCACCGCCGCGATGGGCGACTGGACCGCGGCCGACGAGGTGCACATCGCGTACGGGCTGAGCGGCTGGCACCCGACGGCCGGGACGCTCGGCGCGGGCGCGGTCTCCCGGCAGCGGCGGACCGGGCGGCACGTCCGCTACACCGGCGGGGAGCTGCGGTACCACGACGAGCCGCGGCGGACCGTGGACTGGACCTTCCCGGCGCCGATGGGCACCAAGCCGGTCATCGCCGAGTTCACCATGACCGACGTCGTCACCATCCCGAGCCATGTGCGCGTACCCGAAGTGCGCACCTACATGACCGTCGACGCCGCCGAAGAACTCGCGAACACCGCGGCGGCGGACGAGCGCGGCCGGTCCCCGGAGACGTTCCTCGTCGACGTCGTCGTGCGGTCCGGCGACGAGGAACGCCGCGCGGTCGCGCACGGCAGGGACATCTACGCCGTCAGCGCGCCGCTCGCGGTGGAGGCGGTAGACCGAATCCTCAGCGGACGGACAAAAAGGACTGGAGTCGCCGCCGCGGGAGCGATGTTCGACGCACCCGGCTTCCTCCGCGCGCTGTCCCCGCACATCACCGTCAGCGAGTGA
- a CDS encoding helix-turn-helix domain-containing protein: protein MRTVALAATDGMLHFELAVASEVFGTGSAYEFAICGQRAVRVGRFRVEPDHGLDGLVNAGTVIVPGWADVDVDPPADLVEAVRAAHEAGARVASLCTGAFVLAAAGLLDGRRATTHWAHTGQLAARYPRVEVDPDVLYVDNGSVLTSAGKAAAMDLCLHLVRLDHGSAAANAIARRLVVPPHRAGGQAQFVSAPVPVQDATPLADLLPWVTERLDRPLTVEDLARRANMSSRNLARHFRSATGTTPLRWLLTQRIRRAQELLEATDDGIDAIAAASGMGSAATLRRHFNRTVGVPPDAYRRTFRS, encoded by the coding sequence ATGCGGACCGTCGCGCTCGCCGCCACCGACGGCATGCTGCACTTCGAGCTGGCCGTGGCCTCCGAGGTCTTCGGCACCGGCTCGGCGTACGAGTTCGCGATCTGCGGGCAGCGGGCCGTGCGGGTCGGCCGGTTCCGCGTGGAGCCGGACCACGGCCTCGACGGGCTGGTGAATGCCGGCACCGTGATCGTGCCCGGCTGGGCCGATGTCGACGTCGATCCGCCCGCCGACCTGGTCGAAGCGGTGCGCGCGGCCCACGAGGCAGGCGCGCGGGTGGCCTCGTTGTGCACGGGCGCGTTCGTGCTGGCCGCGGCGGGCCTGCTGGACGGGCGGCGCGCGACCACGCACTGGGCGCACACCGGGCAGCTCGCCGCGCGCTACCCGCGGGTGGAGGTCGACCCGGACGTGCTCTACGTCGACAACGGCAGCGTGCTCACCTCGGCGGGCAAGGCCGCCGCGATGGATCTGTGCCTGCACCTGGTCCGCCTCGACCACGGCTCGGCGGCCGCCAACGCGATCGCCCGCCGCCTGGTGGTGCCGCCGCACCGGGCGGGCGGCCAGGCGCAGTTCGTCAGCGCGCCGGTGCCGGTCCAGGACGCCACCCCGCTGGCGGATCTGCTGCCCTGGGTGACCGAGCGGCTGGACCGCCCGCTGACCGTGGAGGACCTCGCCCGCCGGGCGAACATGAGCTCGCGAAACCTGGCGAGGCACTTCCGGTCGGCGACCGGCACGACCCCGTTGCGCTGGCTGCTGACCCAGCGGATCCGCCGCGCGCAGGAGCTGCTGGAGGCCACCGACGACGGTATCGACGCCATCGCGGCGGCGTCCGGGATGGGCAGCGCCGCGACGCTGCGACGGCACTTCAACCGGACCGTCGGCGTGCCACCGGACGCCTACCGCCGCACGTTCCGCAGTTGA
- a CDS encoding response regulator transcription factor, with protein sequence MRIEPSKHRGTTERGGVDLGVAMLGAVPLVRHAVGTIVTASPGMRWLGSGGSTHHAMQACARLRPEVMLIDSVLDPMCALIRRIRSMNPAPAVVVLVDGRQRTTDYLRRAMDFGAAGLLAATASPPELVAGIRAARATGDFVDGDLAHLVGVRGAVTPPRGCPGTLSVREHEVLTLIADGLDNQAIADRLTVSVETVRTHVKGVLRKLDARDRTHATSRAYRMGLLSVHDIPSGPDGRQETAELVPAARRPLAAAT encoded by the coding sequence GTGAGGATCGAGCCGAGCAAGCACCGGGGGACGACCGAGCGCGGAGGTGTCGACCTGGGGGTGGCGATGCTGGGCGCGGTTCCGCTGGTACGGCACGCGGTGGGCACCATCGTGACCGCCTCGCCCGGTATGCGGTGGCTGGGCAGCGGCGGCAGCACGCACCACGCCATGCAGGCCTGCGCCCGGCTCCGGCCGGAGGTGATGCTGATCGACAGCGTGCTGGATCCGATGTGCGCGCTGATCAGGCGGATCCGCTCGATGAACCCGGCACCCGCGGTGGTCGTGCTCGTCGACGGCCGCCAGCGCACGACCGACTACCTGCGGCGCGCGATGGACTTCGGCGCGGCGGGCCTGCTCGCCGCCACCGCGTCCCCGCCGGAGCTGGTCGCCGGGATCAGGGCCGCCCGCGCCACCGGCGACTTCGTCGACGGCGACCTCGCCCACCTGGTCGGCGTCCGCGGCGCGGTGACCCCGCCGCGCGGCTGCCCCGGCACGCTGAGCGTCCGCGAGCACGAGGTGCTCACGTTGATCGCCGACGGCCTCGACAACCAGGCCATCGCGGACCGCCTCACCGTGTCCGTCGAAACCGTGCGCACCCACGTGAAGGGTGTCCTGCGCAAGCTCGACGCCCGCGACCGGACCCACGCCACGTCGCGCGCCTACCGGATGGGCCTGCTGTCGGTCCACGACATCCCGTCCGGTCCCGACGGCAGGCAGGAGACCGCGGAGCTGGTCCCGGCCGCCCGCAGGCCACTGGCGGCCGCGACATGA
- a CDS encoding DUF4352 domain-containing protein — MRFRVVVPVILAVAVVGGCSSSTGGQAMPLDVPLPTSTSSSAASPSQAAVDSGGSEKKVGKSVEVHNVSNSGVITLLSVVTTSKSKEDGDPPKSGEFVVCEVEVAGTKGEYPVNPLYLKVKLPDGKEVDSHDGNAFDAPAEPELTSGRDLKAGEKLTAKIAFDAKVVPGTKLVITDSSDDVAGEIPLA; from the coding sequence GTGCGTTTTCGTGTCGTGGTGCCGGTGATCCTCGCTGTCGCGGTGGTGGGTGGGTGTTCTTCGTCGACGGGAGGCCAGGCGATGCCGTTGGACGTGCCGTTGCCGACGTCGACGTCCTCGTCGGCGGCGAGCCCGTCGCAGGCGGCGGTGGACTCGGGTGGTTCGGAGAAGAAGGTCGGCAAGTCGGTCGAGGTGCACAACGTCTCCAACAGCGGCGTGATCACGCTCCTCTCCGTGGTCACCACGTCCAAGAGCAAAGAGGACGGTGACCCGCCGAAGAGCGGTGAATTCGTGGTGTGCGAGGTGGAGGTCGCGGGCACCAAGGGCGAGTACCCGGTGAACCCGCTCTACCTGAAGGTCAAGCTGCCCGACGGCAAGGAGGTCGACTCCCACGACGGCAACGCCTTCGACGCACCGGCGGAACCGGAACTGACCAGCGGCAGGGACCTCAAGGCTGGCGAGAAGCTGACCGCCAAGATCGCCTTCGACGCCAAGGTCGTGCCGGGCACCAAGCTCGTGATCACCGACTCCTCCGACGACGTCGCGGGGGAAATCCCGCTCGCCTGA
- a CDS encoding very short patch repair endonuclease, with the protein MNSTSWASSPVVRRVMRANTSRDTGPERAVRRLVHAAGLRYRVDARPEPSLRRRADLVFTRARVAVFVDGCFWHGCPAHYSPPGTNSGYWAAKIAANAERDAETTALLRDAGWTVLRGWEHEPARDLAARVVEAVRGARR; encoded by the coding sequence ATGAACAGCACTTCATGGGCGTCGTCACCGGTGGTGCGGCGGGTGATGCGGGCCAACACCTCGCGTGACACGGGCCCGGAGCGGGCGGTGCGACGGCTCGTGCACGCGGCTGGCCTGCGGTACCGGGTGGACGCGCGGCCGGAGCCGTCGCTGCGGCGGCGGGCGGATCTCGTGTTCACCCGCGCCCGCGTCGCCGTGTTCGTCGACGGCTGCTTCTGGCACGGCTGCCCGGCGCACTATTCGCCGCCGGGCACGAACAGCGGCTACTGGGCGGCGAAGATCGCCGCCAACGCGGAACGGGACGCCGAAACCACGGCGTTGCTGCGGGACGCGGGCTGGACGGTCCTGCGCGGGTGGGAGCACGAACCCGCGCGGGACCTGGCCGCCAGGGTGGTCGAAGCGGTCCGCGGAGCGCGGCGATGA
- a CDS encoding methylated-DNA--[protein]-cysteine S-methyltransferase, producing the protein MRHTVMASPLGELTLVADDDGLTGLYFPERRPDELGPRVDEGFAAAIGQLREYFAGTRTEFDLVLAPRGSEFQREVWRLLTKIPHGGTTTYGELARELGDPGLAQAVGAANGRNPVSIVVPCHRVVGADGGLTGYAGGLARKRFLLDLEQPEGRLF; encoded by the coding sequence ATGAGGCACACCGTGATGGCGTCCCCGCTGGGCGAGCTGACCTTGGTCGCCGATGACGACGGGCTGACCGGGCTGTACTTCCCCGAGCGCCGTCCGGACGAGCTGGGCCCGCGCGTCGACGAGGGGTTCGCAGCGGCGATCGGCCAGCTGCGGGAGTATTTCGCCGGGACGCGCACCGAATTCGACCTCGTTCTGGCGCCGCGCGGCTCGGAGTTCCAGCGGGAGGTGTGGCGGCTGCTCACGAAGATTCCGCACGGCGGCACCACGACGTACGGCGAACTGGCGCGCGAACTGGGCGATCCGGGGCTGGCGCAGGCCGTCGGCGCGGCGAACGGGCGCAACCCGGTGAGCATCGTGGTGCCGTGCCACCGCGTGGTCGGCGCGGACGGCGGCTTGACCGGGTACGCGGGCGGGCTCGCGCGCAAGCGGTTCCTGCTCGACCTGGAGCAGCCGGAGGGGCGGCTGTTTTGA
- a CDS encoding RNA polymerase sigma factor → MKPFEQVVAEHGPAVLRVCRAVLGPADAEDAWSDTFLAALRAYPELDENANVEAWLVTIAHRKAIDVLRRAARRAIPTDRVPERPSGTGRPDDWDGDLWRALAALPPKQRAAVAYHYLTGLPYAEIAAITGGSADAARRAAADGMKALRKNYSVEGR, encoded by the coding sequence TTGAAGCCGTTCGAACAGGTGGTGGCCGAGCACGGGCCCGCGGTGCTGCGCGTGTGCCGTGCCGTGCTCGGCCCCGCCGACGCCGAAGACGCCTGGTCGGACACGTTCCTCGCCGCACTGCGCGCCTATCCCGAGCTCGACGAGAACGCGAACGTCGAAGCGTGGCTGGTGACGATCGCGCACCGCAAGGCCATCGACGTCCTCCGTCGCGCGGCGAGGCGGGCGATCCCGACCGACCGGGTGCCGGAGCGGCCGAGCGGGACCGGCCGCCCCGACGACTGGGACGGCGACCTGTGGCGCGCGCTCGCCGCGTTGCCGCCGAAGCAGCGCGCCGCCGTCGCCTACCACTACCTGACCGGCCTGCCCTACGCCGAAATCGCGGCCATCACCGGCGGCAGCGCCGACGCGGCGCGCCGCGCGGCCGCCGACGGCATGAAGGCCCTGCGCAAGAACTATTCCGTGGAGGGAAGATGA
- a CDS encoding methylated-DNA--[protein]-cysteine S-methyltransferase — protein MNPLDRLSEVDSATTARLHARLTAAAEQEGILDVAYRTVDTPVGRLLLAATGAGLVTVAFASQDHDRVLASLADAVSPRVLHAPGRLDEVARQLDEYFVGERTRFDLPLDWQLSHGFRRTVLGHLPEIGYGHTASYAEVALAAGNPKAVRAVGTACATNPLPVVVPCHRVVRSDGTFGGYAGGAEAKRTLLTLEAA, from the coding sequence ATGAACCCGCTCGATCGACTGTCCGAAGTGGACTCCGCGACCACGGCGCGCCTGCACGCGCGGCTCACCGCCGCCGCCGAACAGGAGGGCATCCTCGACGTCGCCTACCGCACCGTCGACACCCCCGTCGGACGGCTTCTGCTGGCGGCGACCGGCGCCGGTCTGGTCACGGTGGCCTTCGCCAGCCAGGATCACGACCGGGTGCTGGCCTCGCTCGCCGACGCCGTCAGCCCGCGGGTGCTGCACGCCCCCGGCAGGCTCGACGAGGTCGCGCGGCAGCTCGACGAGTACTTCGTGGGCGAGCGCACCCGGTTCGATTTGCCACTGGACTGGCAGCTCTCGCACGGATTCCGGCGAACCGTGCTCGGGCACCTGCCGGAAATCGGCTACGGGCACACCGCGAGCTACGCCGAGGTCGCACTGGCCGCGGGCAACCCGAAGGCCGTGCGCGCGGTCGGCACGGCGTGCGCGACGAACCCGCTGCCGGTCGTCGTGCCGTGCCACCGGGTGGTGCGCTCGGACGGCACCTTCGGCGGGTACGCGGGCGGCGCCGAAGCGAAGCGCACCCTGCTGACCCTGGAAGCCGCCTGA
- a CDS encoding PadR family transcriptional regulator yields MVTDKRSTLGLTVLGILAGGPMHAYRVQKLIKDYGKDRVVNVRQRASIYQAIERLRKLGLIEVEGVDREAGRPERTVYAITAAGAETAKAWIKEMLATTGGEYPEFPVGLSFLMMLEPDEAAAQLEIRLAAVDAQVAEVASALDGAAGIARVFLVEEEYRHALLVAEQRWLRALIGDLRASAVTWSEEWLRQAAAEFAAKQEEEQS; encoded by the coding sequence ATGGTGACCGACAAGCGCTCTACGCTGGGATTGACGGTGCTCGGCATCCTCGCCGGGGGGCCGATGCACGCCTACCGGGTCCAGAAGCTGATCAAGGACTACGGCAAGGACCGTGTCGTCAACGTCCGGCAGCGCGCGAGCATCTACCAGGCCATCGAGCGGTTGCGGAAGCTCGGGCTGATCGAGGTCGAGGGGGTCGACCGGGAGGCGGGGCGCCCGGAGCGCACCGTCTACGCCATCACCGCCGCCGGTGCGGAAACGGCGAAGGCGTGGATCAAGGAGATGCTCGCGACGACCGGCGGCGAGTACCCGGAGTTCCCGGTCGGCCTGTCGTTCCTGATGATGCTCGAACCGGACGAAGCGGCGGCCCAGCTCGAGATCCGCTTGGCCGCGGTCGACGCGCAGGTGGCCGAGGTGGCGTCGGCACTCGACGGCGCGGCGGGGATCGCCCGGGTCTTCCTGGTGGAAGAGGAGTACCGGCACGCGCTGCTGGTCGCCGAGCAGCGCTGGCTCCGCGCGCTCATCGGGGACCTCCGCGCCAGCGCGGTCACCTGGTCCGAAGAGTGGCTGCGGCAGGCAGCCGCCGAATTCGCTGCGAAACAAGAAGAGGAACAGTCGTGA
- a CDS encoding FAD-dependent monooxygenase, with translation MKNVPVLIAGGGLAGLTSSLFLARQGVPSLLVDRHPGVSIHGKARGINQRTMEIYRAYGIADAVERAGAPFGAESGVARCETLAGEWQWLFDADAPRARPEVTAGAFCMADQNTVEPILIDAARSAGAEHLFDTELVSFEADADGVTATLEDRATGERQQVRAGHLIAADGNRSPIRRKLGIARAGERTFQHTMNIVFRADLSAFLPRRALFWIIANPAGFYGGLVSTADPHRWQASVAYDPAEESTEDFTEERCARLVRAAVGEDVDVEIEGVAAWEQSVGVAERYRDGRVFLVGDSAHVWPPAGALGANTGVQDAHNLAWKLAAVVKGEAGDDLLDTYDAERRPVAEALAPAIVANQEARMSGKPEPAALDDLAQAFGARYGTEEAVGALGQEARVGARAPHLWLGDIAVHDLCVDEFVLLCDSPEWTDAASAAGVRAHRAEGAEGWAERYGSGAALIRPDGYVAWRSSGPASAAELTDAVARALHPVRSPV, from the coding sequence GTGAAGAATGTGCCCGTGTTGATTGCCGGTGGTGGCCTCGCCGGTCTGACCAGCTCGCTTTTCCTTGCCCGACAAGGGGTCCCGTCCTTGCTCGTGGACAGGCACCCCGGGGTTTCGATCCACGGCAAGGCGCGCGGGATCAACCAGCGGACGATGGAGATCTACCGCGCCTACGGGATCGCCGACGCCGTCGAGCGCGCGGGCGCGCCGTTCGGGGCCGAATCCGGCGTCGCCCGCTGCGAGACGCTCGCGGGCGAATGGCAGTGGCTGTTCGACGCCGACGCACCGCGGGCGAGGCCGGAGGTCACTGCGGGCGCCTTCTGCATGGCGGACCAGAACACCGTCGAGCCCATCCTGATCGATGCCGCGCGTTCGGCAGGCGCCGAGCACCTCTTCGACACCGAACTGGTCTCGTTCGAGGCGGACGCCGACGGAGTGACCGCGACGCTGGAAGACCGCGCCACCGGCGAACGGCAGCAGGTCAGGGCCGGGCACCTGATCGCCGCGGACGGGAACCGGAGCCCGATCCGGCGGAAGCTGGGCATCGCGAGGGCCGGGGAGCGGACCTTCCAGCACACCATGAACATCGTGTTCCGCGCCGACCTCTCCGCGTTCCTCCCCCGGCGCGCGCTGTTCTGGATCATCGCCAACCCTGCCGGGTTCTACGGCGGGCTGGTCAGCACCGCCGATCCGCACCGCTGGCAGGCGTCCGTCGCATACGACCCGGCCGAAGAGTCCACTGAGGACTTCACGGAAGAGCGCTGCGCCCGGCTCGTCCGCGCCGCGGTCGGCGAGGACGTCGACGTCGAAATCGAGGGCGTGGCGGCGTGGGAGCAGTCGGTCGGCGTCGCCGAGCGGTACCGCGACGGCAGGGTGTTCCTGGTCGGCGACAGCGCGCACGTGTGGCCGCCCGCCGGCGCGCTCGGCGCGAACACCGGGGTGCAGGACGCGCACAACCTGGCGTGGAAGCTCGCCGCCGTGGTCAAGGGCGAGGCGGGCGACGACCTCCTCGACACCTACGACGCGGAGCGGCGCCCGGTGGCCGAGGCGCTGGCGCCCGCGATCGTCGCCAACCAGGAGGCGAGGATGAGCGGCAAGCCGGAACCCGCGGCGCTCGACGATCTCGCCCAGGCGTTCGGCGCGCGCTACGGCACCGAGGAGGCCGTGGGCGCGCTCGGGCAGGAGGCCCGCGTCGGTGCCAGGGCACCGCACCTCTGGCTCGGCGACATCGCCGTGCACGACCTGTGCGTCGACGAGTTCGTGCTCCTCTGCGACAGTCCGGAATGGACGGACGCGGCGAGTGCGGCCGGGGTGCGCGCTCATCGCGCGGAGGGGGCTGAGGGCTGGGCGGAGCGGTACGGCTCCGGCGCCGCGCTCATCCGCCCCGACGGCTACGTCGCCTGGCGTTCCTCCGGTCCCGCGTCGGCGGCGGAGCTCACCGACGCGGTCGCTCGCGCGCTCCACCCGGTACGGTCGCCTGTGTGA
- a CDS encoding alpha/beta fold hydrolase translates to MIEVDGGELYYETRGSGSPVVLVHGGSLDASMWDGQVALLEGARTVIRYDLRGHGRSSSPGAAFSHHEDLRQLLDALDVPVADVVGLSLGGQIAIDFAIAHPGRVGKLLLAAPGISGKPFRDPFILENLAELGAAKDRGEHERAVEHILRMWVDGPHRTSEQVDPAVRAFCRALNLASVTRPEGAGHGFATEFGAAHRIGELRAETLLLVGTLDCADMLGSAELIDREAARVRKHVLPGVGHMLNLEAPAGFNRLLSGFLR, encoded by the coding sequence GTGATCGAGGTCGACGGCGGCGAGCTGTACTACGAGACGCGCGGCAGCGGCAGCCCGGTGGTGCTGGTGCACGGTGGTTCCCTGGACGCGAGCATGTGGGACGGCCAGGTCGCGCTGCTCGAAGGCGCGCGCACGGTGATCCGGTACGACCTGCGCGGCCACGGGCGGTCCTCGTCGCCGGGTGCGGCGTTCTCCCACCACGAGGATCTCCGGCAGCTGCTGGACGCACTCGACGTCCCCGTCGCCGATGTGGTCGGCCTTTCGCTCGGCGGTCAGATCGCGATCGACTTCGCGATCGCGCATCCCGGGCGCGTCGGCAAGCTCCTGCTCGCCGCGCCCGGGATCAGCGGGAAGCCGTTCCGCGATCCGTTCATCCTCGAAAACCTCGCGGAACTCGGTGCGGCGAAAGACAGAGGAGAGCACGAGCGCGCCGTCGAGCACATCCTGCGCATGTGGGTCGACGGTCCACATCGGACGTCCGAACAGGTCGACCCAGCGGTGCGCGCGTTCTGCCGCGCGCTGAACCTCGCGAGCGTGACCCGTCCCGAAGGAGCGGGTCACGGCTTCGCGACGGAATTCGGGGCGGCCCACCGGATCGGCGAACTCCGCGCGGAAACGCTGCTGCTGGTGGGAACTCTGGACTGCGCGGACATGCTGGGCAGCGCCGAGCTGATCGACCGCGAGGCCGCGCGCGTCCGCAAGCATGTTCTGCCCGGTGTGGGGCATATGCTCAATCTCGAAGCACCGGCCGGATTCAACCGTCTGCTAAGCGGTTTCCTGCGCTGA
- a CDS encoding TetR/AcrR family transcriptional regulator: MPKGPTKRRPQTRARLLEAALEAFAELGFGGATIDEICRRAGYTTGAYYSNFGSKDELFFALFDQHAANVIDRVAHALEAAPPSPEQIGELFSEFGDEERRWFLVSTEFTLYAIRHPKAARRLAEHDAKIRAELVTALRKLFTRMGRRPAVDIDELARMMIAAREGALLQSFVEPEALPLGTLERTFLPILFDGASAPGSAQETA; the protein is encoded by the coding sequence ATGCCGAAGGGACCGACGAAGCGCCGCCCGCAGACCAGGGCTCGCCTGCTCGAAGCGGCGCTGGAAGCGTTCGCCGAACTCGGTTTCGGCGGGGCGACGATCGACGAGATCTGCCGCAGGGCCGGGTACACCACCGGTGCGTACTACTCGAACTTCGGCAGCAAGGACGAGCTGTTCTTCGCGCTGTTCGACCAGCACGCCGCGAACGTGATCGACCGGGTCGCGCACGCGCTCGAAGCCGCTCCGCCCTCACCGGAACAGATCGGTGAGTTGTTCTCGGAGTTCGGCGACGAGGAGCGCCGATGGTTCCTGGTGAGCACCGAGTTCACGCTGTACGCGATCCGCCACCCCAAAGCGGCGCGGCGGCTGGCCGAGCACGACGCCAAGATCCGCGCCGAACTCGTGACCGCGCTGCGGAAGTTGTTCACCAGGATGGGCAGGCGCCCGGCGGTGGACATCGACGAGCTGGCGCGGATGATGATCGCGGCCCGCGAAGGCGCGCTGCTGCAAAGCTTCGTCGAACCCGAAGCGCTGCCGCTCGGCACGCTGGAACGAACCTTCCTGCCGATCCTGTTCGACGGCGCCTCCGCTCCCGGATCAGCGCAGGAAACCGCTTAG